Proteins encoded by one window of Castor canadensis chromosome 2, mCasCan1.hap1v2, whole genome shotgun sequence:
- the Hacd3 gene encoding very-long-chain (3R)-3-hydroxyacyl-CoA dehydratase 3, giving the protein MENQVLTPHVYWAQRHRELYLRVELSDVQNPAISISENVLHFKAQGHGAKGDNVYEFHLEFLDLVKPEPVYKLTQRQVNITVQKKVSQWWERLTKQEKRPLFLAPDFDRWLDESDAEMELRAKEEERLNKLRLESEGSPETLTSLKKGYLFMYNLVQFLGFSWIFVNLTVRFCILGKESFYDTFHAVADMVYFCQMLSVVETINAVIGVTSSPVMPSLIQLLGRNFILFIIFGTMEEMQNKAVVFFVFYAWSATEIFRYPFYMLSCIDMDWKVLTWLRYTVWIPLYPLGCLAEAVSVIQSIPVFNETGRFSFTLPYPVKIKVRFSFFLQIYLILLFLGLYINFRHLYKQRRRRYGQKKKKVH; this is encoded by the exons ATGGAGAATCAGGTGCTGACGCCGCACGTCTACTGGGCTCAGCGACACCGAGAGCTGTATCTGCGCGTAGAGCTGAGTGATGTTCAG AATCCTGCCATCAGCATCAGTGAAAATGTGCTGCATTTCAAAG CTCAGGGACATGGTGCCAAAGGAGACAATGTCTATGAATTTCACCTGGAGTTCCTAGACCTTGTAAAGCCAGAG CCGGTTTACAAACTGACCCAGAGGCAGGTAAACATTACGGTTCAGAAGAAGGTGAGTCAGTGGTGGGAGAGGCTCACCAAGCAGGAGAAGCGCCCACTGTTTTTAGCTCCTGACTTTGATCGCTGGCTGGATGAATCTGATGCAGAAATGGAACTCAGAGCTAAG GAAGAAGAACGCCTAAATAAACTCAGACTAGAAAGTGAAGGCTCCCCTGAAA CTCTTACAAGCTTGAAGAAAGGATACCTGTTCATGTATAATCTTGTGCAGTTCTTGGGATTCTCCTGGATCTTTGTCAACCTGACAGTGCGGTTTTGTATCTTGGGAAAAG AGTCCTTTTATGACACATTCCACGCCGTGGCTGACATGGTGTACTTCTGCCAGATGCTGTCTGTTGTGGAGACTATCAATGCAGTGATTGGTGTCACCAGCTCACCAGTGATGCCTTCCCTCATACAG CTTCttggaagaaattttattttgtttattatcttTGGCACCAtggaagaaatgcaaaacaaagctgtggttttctttgtgttttatgcATGGAGTGCAACTGAAATTTTCAG GTACCCCTTCTACATGCTTTCTTGCATTGACATGGATTGGAAGGTGCTCACATGGCTTCGTTACACTGTGTGGATTCCCCTGTACCCTCTGGGATGTTTGGCAGAAG CGGTCTCAGTGATCCAGTCTATTCCAGTATTTaatgagacaggaagattcaGTTTTACATTGCCATATCCAGTGAAAATCAAAGTtagattttccttcttccttcagaTTTATCTTATACTGTTATTTTTAG